One genomic region from Ochotona princeps isolate mOchPri1 chromosome 5, mOchPri1.hap1, whole genome shotgun sequence encodes:
- the STK36 gene encoding serine/threonine-protein kinase 36 isoform X1, which produces MEKYHVLEMIGEGSFGRVYKGRKKYSTQVVALKFIPKLGRSEKELKNLQREIEIMRGLRHPNIVHLLDSFETDKEVVVVTDYAEGELFQILEDDGKLPEDQVQAIAAQLVSALYYLHSHRILHRDMKPQNILLAKGGGVKLCDFGFARAMSTNTMVLTSIKGTPLYMSPELVEERPYDHTADLWSVGCILYELAVGTPPFYTTSIFQLVSLILKDPVRWPSTISPCLKNFLQGLLTKDPRQRLSWPDLLHHPFIAGRVTIVTEPASIDLGTPFTSRLPPELQVLKEEQAHRLAPKGGHSRILRQAYKRMAEEAKQKKHQNTGPAPVPEDRISQGAPDPAPLPKLRGPPQEVSLLAGILASEKNSWAEWGPGEAPTVQCNENQSSSVGEPGLAELKPAVSQHNINNINSKDATNSGNEEPDSDEEWQHLLETLEPVPIQLKAPLTLLCNPDFCQHIQSQLHEAGGQILKGSPEGASHILPALRVLSCLLSSCRESAPLYSFCREAGLPGLLLSLLKHSQETNSIQKQPWYGAFLRDLMAVIQAYFACTFNLDRSQTGDSLQVFQEAASVFLDLLGKLLAQPDDSEQSLRRDSLMCFTTLCEAMDGNSQAISKAFYSSLLSTQRVVLDGLLHGFTVPQLPFHSPPGAPQVSQPLRDQSEDLPGAVFSALAAICTAPVGLPSCWEAKEQVSWHVATQLIEDSSKLRPSLISGLQHPVLCLSLLKVLYACCHVSERLCHLLGQEPLALESLLLLVQGKVNAVDQEESTEVALYLLALLVFQLQDLPCGMEKLGSEVTPVFTRSHVVSLVSAAACLLGQLCQHGMAFELQPVEWIAAATHALSAPAEVRLTPPGGCGFYDGLIILLLQLLTQQGKASPIRDVASSEMWTILWHRFSMALRLPEEVPTLEEELLLSVPPSPEPDWTLISPQGMAALLSLAIATFTQEPQLCLSHLAQRGSLLMSTLKHLLSPSFLYHLGQAPHGPEFLPVVVLSVCQLFCFPFALDVDASLLVGILADLRDSEVAAHLLQVCCQHLPLSQAELPISLLTRLALTDLTSLNQFVNAVAACPRTVPSFLSAALLSDQALLSSDLLSLLAHTARVQSPSHPSFIQELLAGSEESYRPLRSLLGHPENLVRARTYRLLGHLLQHSMALRGAVQSQAGLLNLLLLGLGDQDPAVRRDASFAVGNAAYQAGPLGPALAAAVPSLTQLLGDPQASIRRNAASALGNLGPEGLGEELLQYQAPQRLLETACGDPQASVKEAALIALRSLRQEPSIHQVLVSLGASEKLALLSLGNQLLPHGSPRPTSARHCRKLIHLLRPTHST; this is translated from the exons ATGGAGAAGTACCACGTGCTGGAGATGATTGGAGAAGGCTCTTTTGGGAGAGTGTACAAGGGTCGGAAAAAATATAGTACTCAG GTTGTGGCCCTGAAGTTCATCCCCAAATTGGGCCGCTCAGAGAAGGAGCTGAAGAACCTGCAACGAGAGATTGAAATTATGCGCGGCCTGCGGCATCCCAACATTGTGCACCTGCTCGACAGCTTTGAGACAGACAAAGAG gtggtggtggtgacagaCTATGCCGAGGGAGAGCTCTTTCAGATCCTGGAAGATGACGGAAAGCTTCCTGAAGACCAG GTCCAGGCCATTGCTGCCCAGTTGGTGTCAGCCCTGTACTATCTGCACTCCCACCGCATTCTGCACCGCGACATGAAGCCTCAGAACATCCTCTTGGCCAAGGGGGGTGGCGTCAAGCTCTGTGACTTTGG TTTTGCCCGAGCCATGAGCACCAACACGATGGTGCTGACATCCATCAAAGGCACACCACTCTACATGTCCCCGGAGCTGGTGGAGGAGCGACCGTATGACCACACAGCCGACCTGTGGTCCGTGGGATGCATCCTGTATGAGCTGGCTGTGGGCACTCCTCCTTTCTATACCACAAGTATCTTTCAGCTGGTCAGCCTCATTCTCAAGGACCCTGTGCGCTGGCCCTCCACAATCAGTCCATGCCTCAAG aacttcctccagggGCTCCTCACCAAGGACCCCCGGCAGCGTCTGTCCTGGCCAGACCTGCTGCATCACCCCTTCATTGCTGGACGCGTCACCA TAGTAACTGAACCAGCAAGCATAGATTTGGGTACCCCATTCACCAGTCGCCTGCCCCCAGAACTCCAAGTCCTAAAGGAAGAACAGGCCCATCGGCTAGCCCCCAAGGGTGGTCATTCCCGGATCTTGCGCCAAGCCTATAAGCGCATGGCTGAGGAGGCCAAGCAGAAG AAACACCAAAACACAGGACCTGCTCCAGTGCCGGAGGACAGGATCAGTCAGGGAGCACCTGACCCAGCTCCTCTGCCCAAACTCAGGGGACCTCCTCAGGAAGTGAGCCTCTTGGCTGgtatcctggcttcagaaaagAACAGCTGGGCTGAGTGGGGTCCCGGAGAAGCCCCCACTGTGCAGTG CAATGAAAACCAGAGCAGCTCAGTTGGCGAACCAGGATTGGCAGAGTTGAAGCCGGCAGTGAGccagcataacatcaacaacatcaacagcaaggATGCCACGAACTCGGGAAATGAG GAGCCAGACAGCGACGAAGAgtggcagcacctgctggagaCTCTGGAGCCTGTGCCCATTCAGCTGAAAGCCCCGCTCACCTTGCTGTGCAATCCTGACTTCTGTCAGCACATCCAGAGCCAGCTGCATGAGGCTGGAGGGCAG ATCCTGAAGGGCAGCCCAGAGGGGGCTTCCCACATCCTCCCTGCACTGCGGGtcctcagctgtctcctgtccaGCTGCCGTGAGTCTGCTCCCTTGTACTCTTTCTGCCGGGaggctgggctgcctgggctgctgctcaGCCTGCTCAAACACAGCCAGGAGACCAACAGCATCCAGAAG CAACCCTGGTATGGGGCCTTCTTACGGGACCTGATGGCTGTGATCCAGGCCTACTTTGCCTGTACCTTCAATCTGGACCGAAGCCAGACAGGTGACAG CCTACAGGTGTTTCAGGAGGCTGCCAGCGTCTTTCTGGACCTGCTGGGGAAGCTATTAGCTCAACCAGATGATTCTGAGCAGAGCTTGCGGAGGGACAGCCTCATG TGCTTTACCACGCTTTGTGAAGCCATGGATGGGAACAGCCAGGCCATCTCCAAAGCCTTTTACTCCAGCCTGCTGAGCACACAGCGAGTGGTGTTGGATGGGCTGCTTCATGGCTTCACAGTGCCGCAGCTCCCCTTCCACAGCCCCCCAG GGGCGCCGCAGGTAAGCCAGCCGCTGCGGGATCAGAGTGAGGACCTGCCCGGAGCCGTCTTCTCTGCCCTGGCGGCCATCTGTACTGCTCCCGTGGGACTGCCCAGCTGCTGGGAAGCCAAGGAGCAG GTCTCTTGGCATGTGGCAACCCAGCTGATTGAAGACAGCAGCAAACTGAGGCCGTCCCTCATCTCTGGCCTGCAGCACCCAGTCCTATGCCTGTCCCTTCTCAAG GTCCTCTACGCCTGCTGCCATGTCAGCGAGCGCTTGTGCCATCTCCTCGGGCAGGAGCCTCTGGCCTTGGAGTCGCTGTTGCTGTTAGTCCAGGGCAAG GTAAACGCAGTGGATCAGGAAGAGTCAACCGAAGTTGCACTCTACCTCCTTGCGCTTCTTGTCTTTCAGCTTCAAGACCTGCCCTGTGG AATGGAGAAGCTGGGCAGTGAGGTCACGCCTGTCTTCACCCGTTCACATGTCGTCTCTCTTGTG aGTGCCGCAGCCTGCCTGCTGGGACAGCTTTGTCAGCATGGTATGGCGTTTGAACTCCAGCCCGTGGAGTGGATCGCTGCAGCCACGCACGCCCTGTCTGCCCCTGCAGAG GTGCGGCTGACCCCCCCAGGAGGCTGTGGATTCTATGATGGCCTCATCATCCTCCTATTGCAGCTTCTCACTCAG CAGGGGAAGGCTAGCCCGATCAGGGATGTGGCTAGCTCCGAGATGTGGACTATCTTATGGCACCGCTTCTCCATGGCCCTGAGACTGCCTGAGGAAGTACCCACTCTGGAAGAGGAGCTGTTGCTGTCCGTTCCACCAAGCCCAGAGCCAGACTGGACACTAATCTCTCCCCAAG GCATGGCAGCCTTGCTGAGTTTGGCTATAGCCACCTTCACCCAGGAGCCCCAGTTATGCCTGAGTCACCTGGCCCAGCGGGGGAGCCTTCTCATGTCTACTCTGAAGCACCTGCTTTCCCCCAGCTTCCTGTATCACCTGGGCCAGGC GCCTCACGGGCCTGAGTTTCTCCCTGTCGTGGTGCTCTCTGTCTGccagctcttctgcttccccTTCGCCCTGGATGTGGACGCCAGCCTCCTTGTAGGTATCTTGGCTGACCTCAGAGACTCCGAAGTTGCAGCCCACCTGCTGCAG GTCTGTTGTCAACATCTTCCGCTGTCACAAGCTGAGCTTCCCATCAGCCTCCTCACGCGCCTGGCTCTCACAGACCTCACCTCTCTTAACCAATTTGTGAACGCAGTGGCTGCCTGTCCTAGAACTGTCCCTTCGTTCCTGTCTGCGGCCCTCCTAAGCGACCAGGCACTGCTAAGCTCCGACCTTCTGTCCCTGCTGGCCCATACAGCCCGGGTGCAGTCTCCCAGCCACCCGTCCTTcatccaggagctcctggctggctcTGAGGAATCCTATCGGCCCCTGCGTAGCCTTCTGGGCCACCCAGAGAACCTGGTGCGGGCCCGCACCTATAGGCTCCTGGGACATTTGCTGCAACACAGCATGGCCCTGCGGGGGGCGGTACAGAGCCAGGCAGGACTGCTCAACCTCCTGCTGCTGGGACTCGGAGACCAGGACCCAGCTGTGCGGCGTGATGCCAGCTTCGCAGTGGGCAATGCAGCCTACCAGGCTGGTCCCCTGGGAcctgccctggcagctgcagTGCCCAGTCTGACACAGCTGCTTGGAGACCCTCAGGCTAGTATCCGACGCAATGCGGCATCAGCCCTGGGCAACCTGGGACCTGAGGGACTTGGGGAGGAGCTGTTACAGTACCAAGCCCCACAGCGGCTCCTGGAGACTGCGTGtggagacccccaggcaagcGTGAAAGAGGCCGCCCTCATTGCTCTCCGGAGCCTCCGCCAGGAACCCTCCATCCACCAG GTGCTGGTGTCCCTGGGTGCTAGTGAGAAATTAGCCTTGCTGTCTCTGGGGAATCAGCTACTGCCACATGGCAGTCCCAGGCCTACCTCTGCCAGGCACTGCAGGAAACTCATTCACCTCCTGAGGCCCACGCACAGCACGTGA
- the STK36 gene encoding serine/threonine-protein kinase 36 isoform X2 has product MEKYHVLEMIGEGSFGRVYKGRKKYSTQVVALKFIPKLGRSEKELKNLQREIEIMRGLRHPNIVHLLDSFETDKEVVVVTDYAEGELFQILEDDGKLPEDQVQAIAAQLVSALYYLHSHRILHRDMKPQNILLAKGGGVKLCDFGFARAMSTNTMVLTSIKGTPLYMSPELVEERPYDHTADLWSVGCILYELAVGTPPFYTTSIFQLVSLILKDPVRWPSTISPCLKNFLQGLLTKDPRQRLSWPDLLHHPFIAGRVTIVTEPASIDLGTPFTSRLPPELQVLKEEQAHRLAPKGGHSRILRQAYKRMAEEAKQKKHQNTGPAPVPEDRISQGAPDPAPLPKLRGPPQEVSLLAGILASEKNSWAEWGPGEAPTVQCNENQSSSVGEPGLAELKPAVSQHNINNINSKDATNSGNEEPDSDEEWQHLLETLEPVPIQLKAPLTLLCNPDFCQHIQSQLHEAGGQILKGSPEGASHILPALRVLSCLLSSCRESAPLYSFCREAGLPGLLLSLLKHSQETNSIQKQPWYGAFLRDLMAVIQAYFACTFNLDRSQTGDSLQVFQEAASVFLDLLGKLLAQPDDSEQSLRRDSLMCFTTLCEAMDGNSQAISKAFYSSLLSTQRVVLDGLLHGFTVPQLPFHSPPGAPQVSQPLRDQSEDLPGAVFSALAAICTAPVGLPSCWEAKEQVSWHVATQLIEDSSKLRPSLISGLQHPVLCLSLLKVLYACCHVSERLCHLLGQEPLALESLLLLVQGKVNAVDQEESTEVALYLLALLVFQLQDLPCGMEKLGSEVTPVFTRSHVVSLVSAAACLLGQLCQHGMAFELQPVEWIAAATHALSAPAEVRLTPPGGCGFYDGLIILLLQLLTQGKASPIRDVASSEMWTILWHRFSMALRLPEEVPTLEEELLLSVPPSPEPDWTLISPQGMAALLSLAIATFTQEPQLCLSHLAQRGSLLMSTLKHLLSPSFLYHLGQAPHGPEFLPVVVLSVCQLFCFPFALDVDASLLVGILADLRDSEVAAHLLQVCCQHLPLSQAELPISLLTRLALTDLTSLNQFVNAVAACPRTVPSFLSAALLSDQALLSSDLLSLLAHTARVQSPSHPSFIQELLAGSEESYRPLRSLLGHPENLVRARTYRLLGHLLQHSMALRGAVQSQAGLLNLLLLGLGDQDPAVRRDASFAVGNAAYQAGPLGPALAAAVPSLTQLLGDPQASIRRNAASALGNLGPEGLGEELLQYQAPQRLLETACGDPQASVKEAALIALRSLRQEPSIHQVLVSLGASEKLALLSLGNQLLPHGSPRPTSARHCRKLIHLLRPTHST; this is encoded by the exons ATGGAGAAGTACCACGTGCTGGAGATGATTGGAGAAGGCTCTTTTGGGAGAGTGTACAAGGGTCGGAAAAAATATAGTACTCAG GTTGTGGCCCTGAAGTTCATCCCCAAATTGGGCCGCTCAGAGAAGGAGCTGAAGAACCTGCAACGAGAGATTGAAATTATGCGCGGCCTGCGGCATCCCAACATTGTGCACCTGCTCGACAGCTTTGAGACAGACAAAGAG gtggtggtggtgacagaCTATGCCGAGGGAGAGCTCTTTCAGATCCTGGAAGATGACGGAAAGCTTCCTGAAGACCAG GTCCAGGCCATTGCTGCCCAGTTGGTGTCAGCCCTGTACTATCTGCACTCCCACCGCATTCTGCACCGCGACATGAAGCCTCAGAACATCCTCTTGGCCAAGGGGGGTGGCGTCAAGCTCTGTGACTTTGG TTTTGCCCGAGCCATGAGCACCAACACGATGGTGCTGACATCCATCAAAGGCACACCACTCTACATGTCCCCGGAGCTGGTGGAGGAGCGACCGTATGACCACACAGCCGACCTGTGGTCCGTGGGATGCATCCTGTATGAGCTGGCTGTGGGCACTCCTCCTTTCTATACCACAAGTATCTTTCAGCTGGTCAGCCTCATTCTCAAGGACCCTGTGCGCTGGCCCTCCACAATCAGTCCATGCCTCAAG aacttcctccagggGCTCCTCACCAAGGACCCCCGGCAGCGTCTGTCCTGGCCAGACCTGCTGCATCACCCCTTCATTGCTGGACGCGTCACCA TAGTAACTGAACCAGCAAGCATAGATTTGGGTACCCCATTCACCAGTCGCCTGCCCCCAGAACTCCAAGTCCTAAAGGAAGAACAGGCCCATCGGCTAGCCCCCAAGGGTGGTCATTCCCGGATCTTGCGCCAAGCCTATAAGCGCATGGCTGAGGAGGCCAAGCAGAAG AAACACCAAAACACAGGACCTGCTCCAGTGCCGGAGGACAGGATCAGTCAGGGAGCACCTGACCCAGCTCCTCTGCCCAAACTCAGGGGACCTCCTCAGGAAGTGAGCCTCTTGGCTGgtatcctggcttcagaaaagAACAGCTGGGCTGAGTGGGGTCCCGGAGAAGCCCCCACTGTGCAGTG CAATGAAAACCAGAGCAGCTCAGTTGGCGAACCAGGATTGGCAGAGTTGAAGCCGGCAGTGAGccagcataacatcaacaacatcaacagcaaggATGCCACGAACTCGGGAAATGAG GAGCCAGACAGCGACGAAGAgtggcagcacctgctggagaCTCTGGAGCCTGTGCCCATTCAGCTGAAAGCCCCGCTCACCTTGCTGTGCAATCCTGACTTCTGTCAGCACATCCAGAGCCAGCTGCATGAGGCTGGAGGGCAG ATCCTGAAGGGCAGCCCAGAGGGGGCTTCCCACATCCTCCCTGCACTGCGGGtcctcagctgtctcctgtccaGCTGCCGTGAGTCTGCTCCCTTGTACTCTTTCTGCCGGGaggctgggctgcctgggctgctgctcaGCCTGCTCAAACACAGCCAGGAGACCAACAGCATCCAGAAG CAACCCTGGTATGGGGCCTTCTTACGGGACCTGATGGCTGTGATCCAGGCCTACTTTGCCTGTACCTTCAATCTGGACCGAAGCCAGACAGGTGACAG CCTACAGGTGTTTCAGGAGGCTGCCAGCGTCTTTCTGGACCTGCTGGGGAAGCTATTAGCTCAACCAGATGATTCTGAGCAGAGCTTGCGGAGGGACAGCCTCATG TGCTTTACCACGCTTTGTGAAGCCATGGATGGGAACAGCCAGGCCATCTCCAAAGCCTTTTACTCCAGCCTGCTGAGCACACAGCGAGTGGTGTTGGATGGGCTGCTTCATGGCTTCACAGTGCCGCAGCTCCCCTTCCACAGCCCCCCAG GGGCGCCGCAGGTAAGCCAGCCGCTGCGGGATCAGAGTGAGGACCTGCCCGGAGCCGTCTTCTCTGCCCTGGCGGCCATCTGTACTGCTCCCGTGGGACTGCCCAGCTGCTGGGAAGCCAAGGAGCAG GTCTCTTGGCATGTGGCAACCCAGCTGATTGAAGACAGCAGCAAACTGAGGCCGTCCCTCATCTCTGGCCTGCAGCACCCAGTCCTATGCCTGTCCCTTCTCAAG GTCCTCTACGCCTGCTGCCATGTCAGCGAGCGCTTGTGCCATCTCCTCGGGCAGGAGCCTCTGGCCTTGGAGTCGCTGTTGCTGTTAGTCCAGGGCAAG GTAAACGCAGTGGATCAGGAAGAGTCAACCGAAGTTGCACTCTACCTCCTTGCGCTTCTTGTCTTTCAGCTTCAAGACCTGCCCTGTGG AATGGAGAAGCTGGGCAGTGAGGTCACGCCTGTCTTCACCCGTTCACATGTCGTCTCTCTTGTG aGTGCCGCAGCCTGCCTGCTGGGACAGCTTTGTCAGCATGGTATGGCGTTTGAACTCCAGCCCGTGGAGTGGATCGCTGCAGCCACGCACGCCCTGTCTGCCCCTGCAGAG GTGCGGCTGACCCCCCCAGGAGGCTGTGGATTCTATGATGGCCTCATCATCCTCCTATTGCAGCTTCTCACTCAG GGGAAGGCTAGCCCGATCAGGGATGTGGCTAGCTCCGAGATGTGGACTATCTTATGGCACCGCTTCTCCATGGCCCTGAGACTGCCTGAGGAAGTACCCACTCTGGAAGAGGAGCTGTTGCTGTCCGTTCCACCAAGCCCAGAGCCAGACTGGACACTAATCTCTCCCCAAG GCATGGCAGCCTTGCTGAGTTTGGCTATAGCCACCTTCACCCAGGAGCCCCAGTTATGCCTGAGTCACCTGGCCCAGCGGGGGAGCCTTCTCATGTCTACTCTGAAGCACCTGCTTTCCCCCAGCTTCCTGTATCACCTGGGCCAGGC GCCTCACGGGCCTGAGTTTCTCCCTGTCGTGGTGCTCTCTGTCTGccagctcttctgcttccccTTCGCCCTGGATGTGGACGCCAGCCTCCTTGTAGGTATCTTGGCTGACCTCAGAGACTCCGAAGTTGCAGCCCACCTGCTGCAG GTCTGTTGTCAACATCTTCCGCTGTCACAAGCTGAGCTTCCCATCAGCCTCCTCACGCGCCTGGCTCTCACAGACCTCACCTCTCTTAACCAATTTGTGAACGCAGTGGCTGCCTGTCCTAGAACTGTCCCTTCGTTCCTGTCTGCGGCCCTCCTAAGCGACCAGGCACTGCTAAGCTCCGACCTTCTGTCCCTGCTGGCCCATACAGCCCGGGTGCAGTCTCCCAGCCACCCGTCCTTcatccaggagctcctggctggctcTGAGGAATCCTATCGGCCCCTGCGTAGCCTTCTGGGCCACCCAGAGAACCTGGTGCGGGCCCGCACCTATAGGCTCCTGGGACATTTGCTGCAACACAGCATGGCCCTGCGGGGGGCGGTACAGAGCCAGGCAGGACTGCTCAACCTCCTGCTGCTGGGACTCGGAGACCAGGACCCAGCTGTGCGGCGTGATGCCAGCTTCGCAGTGGGCAATGCAGCCTACCAGGCTGGTCCCCTGGGAcctgccctggcagctgcagTGCCCAGTCTGACACAGCTGCTTGGAGACCCTCAGGCTAGTATCCGACGCAATGCGGCATCAGCCCTGGGCAACCTGGGACCTGAGGGACTTGGGGAGGAGCTGTTACAGTACCAAGCCCCACAGCGGCTCCTGGAGACTGCGTGtggagacccccaggcaagcGTGAAAGAGGCCGCCCTCATTGCTCTCCGGAGCCTCCGCCAGGAACCCTCCATCCACCAG GTGCTGGTGTCCCTGGGTGCTAGTGAGAAATTAGCCTTGCTGTCTCTGGGGAATCAGCTACTGCCACATGGCAGTCCCAGGCCTACCTCTGCCAGGCACTGCAGGAAACTCATTCACCTCCTGAGGCCCACGCACAGCACGTGA